The proteins below are encoded in one region of Pseudomonas putida S13.1.2:
- a CDS encoding methylenetetrahydrofolate reductase C-terminal domain-containing protein, with translation MSLLKTALREQNFVCVMEFVPKPSAERFAAMQAIMARAHLCGWPMTVAIGDRVGSPLDMSPLDALASFSNPVPALPHFSGKDRERHHLLGQLQRMDAAGLDQLLLLTGDRLPGHEPGQRPVRYLESVAALQIARQACPHWLLGAALNPFKYCEEEGGAQYFKAEKKLTAGADFLTLQLGFDAAKHQEAMHWMGRQPTPKPMLACLMSLTHGRAAMLDHVAGVTVTPSMRDMLEAETAQSKAFAQARSVDRLALQIIGVKLMGYAGVHLSGVHEIKQLLALEARIEHWQTQIHTLEQWAPAWQASWQMPGLPAVIFHPPQAAWRQGELRVDASFKEKARYHLLHGMHSLLFSRRNGLSKAFGWAVRRPLWATRVGAQVLHTVERAVKRPLVGCDTCGRCRLEDTLYVCPETCPKGLANGPCGGTALNRCEFGDRECIHSVKYRTAKAVRQTAVLNERLIPCIDVETRHRSSWPLWFQAATPRRLSPQPAPRSQPES, from the coding sequence ATGAGCCTGCTGAAAACCGCACTGCGCGAACAGAACTTCGTCTGCGTCATGGAGTTCGTCCCCAAACCTTCCGCAGAACGCTTCGCCGCCATGCAAGCGATCATGGCCCGTGCGCACCTGTGCGGCTGGCCGATGACCGTGGCCATCGGCGATCGCGTCGGCAGCCCGCTGGACATGTCGCCGCTGGACGCCCTCGCCTCGTTCAGCAACCCGGTGCCTGCCCTGCCGCATTTTTCCGGCAAGGACCGCGAGCGTCACCACCTGCTCGGCCAACTGCAGCGCATGGACGCCGCGGGCCTCGACCAGCTGTTGCTGCTGACCGGCGACCGTCTGCCCGGCCACGAGCCCGGCCAGCGCCCGGTGCGCTACCTGGAATCGGTCGCTGCCCTGCAGATCGCCCGCCAGGCTTGCCCGCACTGGCTGCTGGGCGCTGCATTGAACCCTTTCAAGTACTGTGAGGAAGAAGGCGGCGCCCAGTATTTCAAGGCCGAGAAAAAGCTGACAGCAGGCGCCGACTTCCTCACCCTGCAACTGGGTTTCGATGCCGCCAAGCATCAGGAGGCCATGCACTGGATGGGCCGCCAGCCCACACCCAAGCCCATGCTGGCCTGCCTCATGAGCCTCACCCACGGGCGCGCGGCAATGCTTGACCATGTGGCCGGCGTTACCGTAACGCCGTCCATGCGTGACATGCTCGAAGCGGAGACCGCGCAGTCCAAGGCCTTTGCCCAAGCGCGCAGCGTCGACCGCCTGGCCTTGCAGATCATCGGTGTAAAACTGATGGGTTACGCCGGTGTGCACCTGTCGGGGGTTCACGAAATCAAACAGCTGCTGGCCCTGGAAGCCCGTATCGAGCACTGGCAAACCCAGATCCACACGCTGGAGCAGTGGGCGCCCGCCTGGCAGGCCAGTTGGCAGATGCCCGGCCTGCCGGCAGTGATCTTCCACCCGCCACAAGCGGCCTGGCGCCAGGGCGAATTACGGGTCGATGCTTCCTTCAAAGAAAAAGCACGCTATCACCTGCTGCACGGCATGCATTCGCTCCTGTTCAGCCGCCGCAATGGGCTGAGCAAGGCATTTGGCTGGGCGGTACGCCGGCCGCTGTGGGCTACGCGCGTTGGTGCCCAGGTGCTGCATACAGTGGAACGTGCGGTGAAACGACCACTAGTGGGTTGCGATACGTGCGGCCGTTGCCGGCTGGAAGACACATTGTACGTCTGCCCGGAAACCTGCCCCAAAGGCCTGGCCAACGGCCCCTGCGGTGGTACCGCGCTGAACCGCTGCGAATTCGGCGACCGCGAGTGCATCCACAGCGTCAAGTACCGCACCGCCAAGGCAGTGCGGCAAACCGCTGTGCTTAACGAGCGCCTGATCCCGTGCATCGATGTCGAAACCCGCCACCGCAGCTCGTGGCCGCTGTGGTTCCAGGCCGCAACGCCGCGGCGGCTCAGCCCGCAGCCAGCGCCTCGAAGCCAGCCCGAATCGTAG
- a CDS encoding 5-methyltetrahydropteroyltriglutamate--homocysteine methyltransferase has product MALAHNLGFPRIGRDHELRARHWQVQKDAGIELLPVGDFAWFDQPLDLSWAQLFDEVAQATALGHAVKPVVIGPLTYLWQGETNGSVDKLERLDGLLPLYDQHLNRLAAQGVEWVQIDEPALAEDLPQDWKNAYERVYNILQRAPLKKLIATYSGGLGGNLGLAANLPVDGLHIDLVQAPDQYVTILDRLPAYKVLSLGLVDGVNAAPCNLGHTLDLLHDAHERLGERLWLAPSCSLTRSPVEVAVQKCHEVAVLAAALEQNRAAA; this is encoded by the coding sequence ATGGCACTGGCACACAACCTGGGCTTTCCACGCATCGGCCGCGACCATGAGCTGCGCGCCCGCCACTGGCAGGTACAGAAAGACGCCGGTATCGAACTGCTGCCCGTTGGCGACTTTGCCTGGTTTGACCAACCGCTCGACCTGAGCTGGGCGCAACTATTCGACGAAGTGGCGCAAGCCACGGCCTTGGGCCATGCGGTCAAGCCAGTGGTGATCGGCCCATTGACCTACCTGTGGCAGGGCGAAACCAACGGCAGCGTCGACAAGCTGGAGCGCCTCGACGGCCTGCTGCCGCTGTATGACCAGCATCTCAACCGCCTGGCTGCCCAGGGTGTCGAGTGGGTGCAGATCGATGAGCCGGCCCTCGCCGAAGACCTGCCGCAGGACTGGAAAAACGCTTACGAGCGCGTCTATAACATCCTTCAGCGCGCGCCGTTGAAGAAGCTGATTGCCACCTACTCGGGTGGCCTTGGCGGCAACCTCGGCCTGGCTGCGAACCTGCCGGTCGATGGCCTGCACATCGATCTGGTGCAGGCGCCCGACCAGTACGTGACCATTCTCGACCGCCTGCCGGCCTACAAAGTGCTGTCGCTGGGCCTGGTCGACGGCGTCAACGCCGCGCCTTGCAACCTGGGCCACACCCTGGACCTGCTGCACGATGCCCATGAGCGCTTGGGAGAGCGGCTGTGGCTGGCGCCATCCTGCTCGTTGACGCGCAGCCCGGTGGAAGTGGCCGTGCAGAAGTGCCATGAAGTGGCGGTGCTGGCTGCTGCGCTGGAACAGAACCGGGCTGCGGCTTGA
- a CDS encoding SDR family NAD(P)-dependent oxidoreductase has protein sequence MRVLVVGASKGLGMAFMQGLGKPGDTLIGVSRTRPAAVDVGKDIQAQWIEADLGQPAAAVETIFRALAEGGVDTLIYNLGLWEAEAFESHYSFLDDHDVQLQRMVDCNITATILLIKRLLPLLLKSEKPRIILTGSTSGLPQSGRPEVTFAASKFALRGIAEALREGYREQGLGVTCLNLGYLNTEDNLDVPLAEAATRGEGGLIPLHDVVLMVRTLLDLSAASYVRELTLPAIADERF, from the coding sequence ATGCGAGTTCTGGTAGTCGGCGCCAGCAAGGGCCTGGGCATGGCGTTCATGCAAGGGCTGGGCAAACCGGGCGACACGTTGATCGGGGTGTCGCGCACCCGGCCAGCGGCGGTAGACGTGGGCAAGGATATCCAGGCCCAGTGGATCGAAGCCGATCTCGGCCAGCCGGCCGCCGCCGTAGAGACAATTTTCCGGGCCCTGGCCGAGGGTGGTGTGGATACGCTGATCTATAACCTCGGCCTGTGGGAGGCCGAAGCCTTCGAGTCCCACTACAGCTTCCTTGATGACCATGATGTGCAGCTGCAGCGCATGGTCGACTGCAACATTACCGCGACCATCCTGCTGATCAAGCGCCTGCTGCCGTTGCTGCTCAAAAGCGAAAAACCACGGATCATTCTCACCGGTTCAACCTCGGGCCTGCCCCAGAGTGGGCGCCCGGAAGTAACCTTCGCCGCCTCGAAATTCGCCCTGCGCGGCATCGCCGAAGCGTTGCGCGAAGGCTATCGGGAACAGGGCCTTGGGGTGACGTGCCTGAACCTGGGGTACCTGAATACCGAAGACAACCTGGACGTGCCGTTGGCCGAGGCTGCGACGCGTGGGGAAGGGGGGTTGATACCGCTGCACGATGTGGTGCTTATGGTGCGCACGCTACTGGATCTGTCGGCGGCCAGTTATGTTCGGGAACTGACTTTGCCGGCTATTGCTGATGAGCGGTTCTAA
- a CDS encoding acetyl-CoA C-acetyltransferase — protein MNDVVIVAATRTAIGSFQGALATVPAVDLGAAVIKRLLEQTGLDPAQVDEVILGQVLTAGAGQNPARQAAIKAGLPYSVPALTLNKVCGSGLKALHLAAQAIRCGDAEVVIAGGQENMSLAPYVMPSARTGQRMGHGQLIDSMITDGLWDAFNDYHMGITAENLVDKYGLSREQQDAFAAESQRKAVAAIEAGRFVDEITPILLPQKKGEPKVFAQDEQPRPDTTADSLAKLRPAFKKDGSVTAGNASSLNDGAAAVLLMSAAKAKALGLPVLAKIAAYASAGVDPAIMGIGPVSATQRCLDKAGWQLAELDLIEANEAFAAQALAVGKVLEWDAARVNVNGGAIALGHPIGASGCRVLVTLLHEMIKRDAKKGLATLCIGGGQGVALAIER, from the coding sequence ATGAACGACGTGGTCATCGTCGCCGCTACCCGTACCGCCATCGGCAGCTTCCAGGGCGCCCTGGCCACGGTACCCGCGGTCGACCTCGGTGCCGCCGTGATCAAACGCCTGCTGGAGCAGACCGGGCTGGACCCGGCGCAGGTCGACGAAGTGATCCTCGGCCAGGTACTCACCGCCGGCGCCGGACAGAACCCGGCACGCCAGGCCGCGATCAAGGCCGGCTTGCCCTACAGCGTACCGGCGCTGACCCTGAACAAAGTCTGCGGCTCGGGCCTCAAGGCCTTGCACCTGGCCGCCCAGGCCATTCGTTGCGGTGATGCCGAGGTGGTGATTGCCGGTGGCCAGGAGAACATGAGCCTGGCCCCCTACGTGATGCCTTCGGCCCGCACTGGGCAGCGCATGGGCCATGGCCAGCTGATCGACAGCATGATCACCGATGGCCTGTGGGATGCCTTCAACGACTATCACATGGGCATCACCGCCGAGAACCTTGTGGATAAGTACGGCCTCAGCCGTGAGCAGCAGGACGCCTTTGCCGCCGAATCGCAGCGCAAGGCTGTGGCGGCCATCGAGGCCGGGCGCTTCGTTGATGAAATCACCCCGATCCTGCTGCCACAGAAAAAGGGTGAGCCCAAAGTGTTCGCCCAGGACGAGCAGCCACGCCCGGACACCACCGCTGACTCCCTGGCCAAACTGCGCCCTGCCTTCAAGAAGGACGGCAGCGTTACCGCTGGCAACGCCTCCAGCCTGAATGACGGCGCCGCCGCTGTGCTGCTGATGAGTGCCGCCAAGGCCAAAGCCCTGGGCCTGCCAGTGCTGGCGAAGATCGCCGCCTATGCCAGTGCCGGGGTAGACCCGGCAATCATGGGTATCGGCCCGGTTTCAGCGACTCAGCGTTGCCTGGACAAGGCCGGTTGGCAACTGGCCGAACTGGACCTGATCGAAGCCAACGAAGCCTTTGCCGCACAGGCGCTGGCAGTGGGCAAGGTGCTGGAATGGGATGCTGCGCGGGTCAACGTGAATGGCGGGGCGATTGCCCTCGGCCACCCGATTGGCGCTTCCGGGTGCCGGGTGCTGGTGACCTTGCTGCACGAGATGATCAAGCGGGACGCCAAGAAAGGGCTGGCTACCTTGTGCATTGGAGGTGGGCAAGGGGTGGCGCTGGCGATCGAGCGCTGA
- a CDS encoding PepSY domain-containing protein: MRILIALTLLIGSSTAFAATQCTTADKSTWQDQDKFQAQLKEQGYKINKFKVTKGNCYEIYGFDKDGRKVEIYHDPVTGKAVKSEYHD; encoded by the coding sequence ATGCGCATCCTGATCGCCCTGACGCTTCTGATTGGCAGCAGCACAGCATTCGCCGCCACCCAATGCACCACCGCAGACAAAAGCACCTGGCAAGACCAGGACAAGTTCCAGGCGCAGCTCAAGGAACAGGGCTACAAAATCAACAAGTTCAAGGTTACCAAGGGCAACTGCTACGAGATCTATGGTTTCGACAAGGATGGCCGCAAGGTCGAGATCTACCATGACCCGGTGACTGGCAAGGCGGTCAAGTCCGAGTACCACGATTGA
- a CDS encoding cytochrome b/b6 domain-containing protein encodes MSSDGTVQLWDPLLRLCHLSIAGVFFADYFFNEEGDDWHQWLGYYALGCVVVRVVWGFIGPPSARWADFWPTPARLAGHARTLLRGEPCHRLGHSPIGALVMLLMLTGIAGLGLTGWASQEVDALWGADWPTDLHSWLADAVLALVCVHVLAAIYESVRLRENLPLSMITGRRRRRD; translated from the coding sequence TTGAGCAGTGACGGCACGGTGCAGCTGTGGGACCCGCTCCTGCGGCTGTGCCATCTCTCCATCGCCGGTGTGTTTTTCGCCGACTATTTTTTCAACGAAGAAGGTGACGACTGGCACCAGTGGCTGGGCTATTACGCGCTGGGTTGTGTCGTGGTGCGCGTAGTCTGGGGCTTTATAGGGCCACCCAGCGCGCGCTGGGCCGACTTCTGGCCGACCCCGGCGCGGCTGGCCGGGCATGCCCGCACGCTGCTGCGCGGCGAGCCTTGTCACCGCCTGGGGCATTCGCCGATTGGCGCGTTGGTGATGCTGTTGATGCTGACCGGTATCGCTGGCTTGGGCTTGACCGGGTGGGCGTCCCAGGAGGTGGATGCGCTGTGGGGCGCCGATTGGCCGACCGACCTGCACAGCTGGTTGGCCGATGCGGTGTTGGCGTTGGTGTGTGTGCATGTGCTGGCGGCCATCTACGAGAGTGTGCGCCTGCGCGAGAACCTGCCGTTGTCGATGATCACCGGGCGTCGCCGGCGTCGCGATTGA
- a CDS encoding agmatine deiminase family protein, which translates to MPSRRTFLQLSLAAGLGAGLGLPLGLARADETGRWFMPDEGEPQQRAFIAFGAQDAIWEDFTADVQAALGRIAQAIARYQPVTVFCRASERKLAGQHCASPRTSFVECELDDIWMRDIGANFVLDDDGALGAVDFNFNGWGNKQRHRNDAQLAKRVATLAGARYQRSELVGEGGAIEVDGHGTGIMTESSWVNANRNKGWSKAEVEAELKGRLGLSKVIWLPGIAGEDITDGHVDFYARFVRPGVVIANLDNDPESYDHAVTRKHLEILKRATDAEGRTLQIHVVSPPQRGRRNRFSKGNEDFAAGYINYLVINGAIIAPQFGDAQADDKARALLAALYPGRDIVQLDIDAIAAGGGGIHCVTHQCPAV; encoded by the coding sequence ATGCCAAGCCGTAGAACCTTCCTGCAACTGTCACTGGCCGCCGGCCTCGGCGCCGGCCTTGGCTTGCCCCTGGGCCTGGCTCGCGCCGACGAGACCGGGCGCTGGTTCATGCCGGACGAGGGCGAACCGCAGCAGCGCGCCTTCATCGCCTTCGGCGCCCAGGATGCCATCTGGGAAGACTTCACCGCCGATGTGCAAGCTGCCCTGGGCCGCATCGCCCAGGCCATCGCGCGTTATCAGCCGGTCACCGTGTTCTGCCGGGCAAGCGAACGCAAGCTGGCCGGGCAGCACTGCGCCAGCCCGCGCACAAGCTTTGTCGAGTGCGAACTGGACGACATCTGGATGCGCGACATTGGCGCCAATTTCGTCCTCGATGACGACGGCGCGCTGGGCGCGGTGGATTTCAACTTCAACGGTTGGGGCAACAAGCAGCGTCACCGCAACGATGCACAGCTGGCCAAACGGGTCGCCACCCTCGCCGGCGCCCGCTACCAGCGCAGCGAACTGGTAGGCGAAGGTGGCGCCATCGAAGTGGATGGCCATGGCACCGGCATCATGACCGAAAGCAGCTGGGTCAATGCCAACCGCAACAAGGGCTGGAGCAAGGCCGAGGTCGAGGCCGAGCTCAAGGGGCGCCTGGGGTTGAGCAAGGTTATCTGGCTGCCGGGCATCGCCGGTGAGGACATCACTGACGGGCATGTGGATTTCTATGCCCGCTTCGTGCGGCCGGGGGTGGTGATTGCCAACCTGGACAACGACCCGGAATCGTATGACCACGCCGTGACGCGCAAGCATCTTGAGATTCTCAAGCGCGCCACCGATGCAGAAGGCCGGACGTTGCAGATTCATGTCGTGTCACCGCCACAGCGCGGGCGGCGTAACAGGTTCAGCAAGGGCAATGAAGACTTTGCGGCGGGGTACATCAATTACCTCGTGATCAATGGCGCGATCATCGCGCCGCAGTTTGGTGATGCGCAGGCGGATGACAAGGCTCGGGCGTTGCTGGCGGCGTTGTACCCGGGGCGGGACATCGTGCAGCTGGATATTGATGCCATTGCGGCCGGGGGTGGCGGGATTCACTGTGTGACCCATCAGTGTCCGGCTGTTTGA
- a CDS encoding extracellular solute-binding protein, which produces MKHHVLAALALAICASQAQAEQPVLRLYNWADYFAEDTLKQFTAETGIQVIYDVMDGSEVLEAKLMSGRSGYDLVFPGDTVAERLMRAGSLQPLDHSRLEALDDIEPGLRQLHARYPQASQATVPYTWGTIGLTVNAEKVRQRMPDAPLDNLDLLFKPELAAKFADCGISVIDSPDEVLAVVLNYLGREPRSAKREDLAAASELLKAIRPYVRKFQSQPVTELVNENLCVSLGYSGDVIQAQRTAEAAGKHLDFQYRVPRQGTTVWMDTMAIPADARHPEYAYRFINFVMRPANMAAISNFTGYPTASAKARQAVDPRMRDNPDIYLDEATYARLIPGRDIPQADMRARMRVWTRFKTAQD; this is translated from the coding sequence ATGAAACACCACGTTCTAGCCGCATTGGCGCTGGCCATTTGCGCCAGCCAGGCCCAGGCCGAACAGCCCGTTTTGCGCCTGTACAACTGGGCCGACTATTTTGCCGAGGACACCCTGAAGCAGTTCACGGCCGAAACCGGCATCCAGGTCATCTACGACGTCATGGACGGCAGTGAAGTACTCGAAGCCAAGCTGATGTCGGGGCGCAGTGGCTACGACCTGGTGTTCCCGGGTGACACCGTTGCCGAGCGGCTGATGCGCGCCGGCAGCCTGCAGCCACTGGACCATAGCCGCCTTGAGGCACTGGACGACATCGAGCCTGGCCTGCGCCAACTGCATGCCCGGTACCCCCAGGCCAGCCAGGCGACCGTGCCCTACACCTGGGGCACCATCGGCCTGACGGTGAATGCCGAGAAAGTCCGCCAGCGCATGCCCGATGCGCCGCTGGACAACCTCGACCTGCTGTTCAAGCCGGAGCTGGCCGCCAAGTTCGCCGACTGCGGTATCTCGGTCATCGACTCGCCCGACGAAGTGTTGGCGGTGGTCCTCAACTACCTGGGCCGCGAGCCACGCAGCGCCAAGCGTGAAGACCTGGCCGCCGCCAGCGAATTGCTCAAGGCCATACGCCCATATGTGCGCAAATTCCAGTCGCAGCCGGTGACCGAACTGGTCAACGAAAACCTGTGCGTGTCCCTGGGCTACAGCGGCGACGTAATCCAGGCCCAGCGCACGGCCGAGGCCGCAGGCAAGCACTTGGACTTCCAGTACCGCGTGCCCCGCCAAGGCACCACGGTGTGGATGGACACCATGGCCATCCCGGCCGATGCCAGGCACCCGGAATACGCCTATCGTTTCATCAACTTCGTCATGCGCCCGGCGAACATGGCTGCCATCAGCAACTTCACCGGTTACCCCACTGCCAGCGCCAAGGCGCGCCAGGCGGTGGACCCACGCATGCGCGACAACCCCGATATCTACCTCGACGAAGCAACCTATGCCCGACTAATACCGGGCCGCGATATTCCACAGGCTGACATGCGGGCACGCATGCGCGTGTGGACACGCTTCAAGACTGCACAGGACTGA
- the aguB gene encoding N-carbamoylputrescine amidase produces MSLLRVATTQMPCSWNLPDNLDRAEQLVRQAAAKGAQVILLQELFATPYFCIEQDHQHQALAQPYPDSAILQRFAALAGELGVVLPLSWYERAGNAFFNSLTVADADGRLLGVYRKTHIPNAIGYQEKEYFSPGDTGFKVWDTAFGRLGIGICWDQWFPETARCLALMGAEVLLFPTAIGSEPGCAELDSRDHWQVAMRGHAAANLLPVVAANRVGDEIAASDASLSMRFYGSSFICDHKGAMLAEADRDNSGIWLHELDLARMRDDRLSWGIYRDRRPEMYAPLLTLDGKHPHTLRA; encoded by the coding sequence ATGAGCCTGCTACGGGTTGCCACCACCCAGATGCCGTGCAGCTGGAACCTGCCCGACAACCTCGACCGCGCCGAACAGCTGGTGCGCCAGGCCGCTGCCAAAGGCGCCCAGGTAATCCTGCTGCAGGAGCTGTTCGCTACCCCGTACTTCTGCATCGAACAGGACCACCAGCACCAGGCCCTCGCCCAGCCCTACCCCGACAGCGCGATCCTGCAGCGCTTCGCTGCGCTGGCCGGCGAGCTGGGCGTGGTACTGCCGCTGAGCTGGTACGAGCGCGCCGGCAATGCCTTCTTCAACTCGCTGACCGTGGCCGATGCCGATGGCCGCCTGCTCGGGGTGTACCGCAAAACCCACATCCCCAACGCCATCGGCTACCAGGAGAAGGAGTACTTCAGCCCTGGCGACACCGGCTTCAAGGTCTGGGATACCGCCTTTGGCCGCCTGGGCATCGGTATCTGCTGGGATCAGTGGTTCCCCGAAACCGCTCGCTGCCTGGCACTGATGGGCGCCGAAGTGCTGTTGTTCCCCACCGCCATCGGCTCCGAGCCCGGCTGCGCCGAACTGGACTCACGCGACCATTGGCAGGTGGCCATGCGCGGCCACGCCGCTGCCAACCTGTTGCCGGTGGTGGCAGCCAATCGCGTAGGCGATGAAATCGCCGCCAGCGACGCTTCGCTGAGCATGCGCTTCTATGGTTCGTCGTTCATCTGCGATCACAAGGGCGCCATGCTCGCCGAGGCCGACCGTGACAACAGCGGCATCTGGCTGCACGAACTGGACCTGGCACGCATGCGCGATGACCGCCTGAGCTGGGGCATCTACCGCGACCGTCGCCCGGAAATGTACGCCCCACTGCTGACCCTGGACGGCAAGCATCCACATACCCTGAGGGCCTGA
- a CDS encoding agmatine deiminase family protein: protein MHLSLDSGWRMPAEWARHAATWMVWPHNQALWESGWNVRLADVQQDYARVAAAIARFEPVKMVIDPSAVASARALCGANIELIELAVDDSWCRDSGPSFVCHPQHGLAGLSWRFNAWGDKSQHTLDRSLGRRILDQLGLDGFSTSLCNEGGAIHVDGEGTLITTESVLLNPNRNPGVSKAEFEACFARHLGIRKTIWLPGDPQYVTGDMTDGHVDGVCAFARPGVLLVDATHEQGSVYADVVRENRRALELATDAQGRHFELLDLYEATAAVDHNAEVFCASYTNFYIANGAIIMPAYGIAADQEAAAQLAHAFPGRQIVPVRIDHIAHGGGGIHCITQQQPEVQP from the coding sequence ATGCACCTGTCCCTCGACAGCGGCTGGCGCATGCCCGCCGAATGGGCACGCCACGCGGCAACCTGGATGGTCTGGCCACACAATCAGGCCCTGTGGGAAAGCGGCTGGAACGTACGCCTGGCCGATGTACAGCAGGACTACGCCCGGGTCGCAGCGGCCATCGCCCGTTTCGAGCCGGTGAAAATGGTGATCGACCCGTCTGCCGTTGCCAGCGCCCGCGCGCTCTGCGGTGCCAACATCGAGCTGATCGAACTGGCAGTGGACGACAGCTGGTGCCGTGACAGCGGCCCGAGTTTCGTCTGCCACCCGCAGCATGGCCTGGCCGGCCTGAGCTGGCGCTTCAATGCCTGGGGCGACAAGTCGCAACACACCCTGGACCGCAGCCTGGGTCGGCGCATCCTCGACCAGCTGGGCCTGGACGGTTTCAGCACCTCGCTGTGCAACGAAGGTGGCGCGATTCATGTCGATGGTGAAGGCACGTTGATCACCACCGAGTCGGTGCTGCTCAACCCCAACCGCAACCCTGGCGTGAGCAAGGCCGAGTTCGAAGCCTGCTTTGCCCGCCATCTGGGCATCCGCAAGACCATCTGGCTGCCGGGTGACCCGCAATACGTCACCGGCGACATGACCGACGGCCACGTCGACGGCGTGTGTGCCTTCGCCCGGCCAGGCGTACTGCTGGTCGACGCCACCCATGAGCAAGGCTCGGTTTACGCCGACGTGGTGCGGGAAAACCGCCGCGCCCTGGAGCTGGCCACCGACGCCCAGGGCCGACACTTCGAACTGCTGGACCTGTACGAGGCCACCGCCGCGGTCGACCATAACGCTGAGGTGTTCTGTGCGTCCTACACCAACTTCTACATCGCCAACGGCGCGATCATCATGCCGGCCTACGGTATAGCTGCCGACCAGGAGGCCGCTGCGCAACTGGCCCACGCCTTCCCGGGCCGGCAGATCGTGCCCGTGCGCATCGACCACATCGCCCACGGCGGTGGCGGCATTCACTGCATCACCCAGCAGCAGCCGGAGGTACAGCCATGA
- a CDS encoding LysR substrate-binding domain-containing protein, with product MLKHWPPLNALRGFEAAARLGSFHKAAEALNLTQSAISQQIRSLETYLEQPLFHRSGRSVSLTDAGHDLLSTTQSLLQHLAVGIRRLDQYRKPNQLVVNTTPAFARHWLLPRLADFHQRCPEVDLWLFTSFEVPDMATETIDLAIRDDLSAQAECSFSVLHQDQLYPACHPALAPSAARTTLHGEREMDWSHWQLEGGEDVGQQGKGLNFSDPGLLLDAASEGLGVALVSQLLARRAMEEGRLQALSARRVRGPAWACLVHRDSQDDPLAKRFLEWLKGALLVN from the coding sequence ATGCTTAAACACTGGCCACCCCTTAATGCCCTGCGCGGCTTCGAGGCTGCGGCGCGGCTGGGGAGTTTCCACAAGGCAGCCGAGGCGCTGAACCTGACGCAGTCGGCCATCAGCCAGCAGATTCGCAGCCTGGAAACCTACCTGGAGCAGCCGCTATTTCACCGCAGCGGGCGTAGCGTGAGCCTGACCGACGCCGGGCATGACCTGCTCAGCACCACCCAATCACTGTTGCAGCACCTGGCCGTGGGCATTCGCCGGCTTGACCAGTACCGCAAGCCCAACCAGCTGGTGGTCAACACCACCCCGGCGTTTGCCAGGCACTGGCTGTTGCCGCGACTGGCCGACTTTCACCAGCGTTGCCCCGAAGTGGACCTGTGGCTGTTCACCAGCTTCGAAGTGCCGGACATGGCCACCGAGACCATCGACCTGGCCATCCGCGATGACCTCAGCGCCCAGGCCGAGTGCAGCTTCAGTGTGCTGCATCAGGACCAGCTGTACCCGGCCTGCCACCCTGCACTGGCGCCTTCGGCTGCACGGACGACCTTGCACGGCGAACGGGAAATGGACTGGAGCCATTGGCAGCTGGAAGGTGGCGAAGATGTCGGGCAGCAGGGCAAGGGGCTGAATTTTTCCGATCCCGGGCTGTTGCTGGATGCGGCGAGCGAGGGGCTGGGGGTGGCACTGGTCAGCCAGTTGCTGGCGCGGCGGGCGATGGAGGAGGGGCGCCTGCAGGCGTTGTCGGCGCGGCGGGTGCGGGGGCCGGCGTGGGCTTGCCTGGTGCATCGGGATAGTCAGGATGACCCGCTGGCCAAACGGTTTCTGGAATGGTTGAAAGGTGCTCTCCTGGTCAATTGA